DNA from Actinoplanes sp. SE50/110:
ATCACCACCCCACCCTTGTACGAAATCGCCAAAAATTTCGATGATAGTCGACCGTTCGGCCAACCGGGACCGAATACGACATCAAAACCTTCAAACAAAGCTACCCTGCCCGCTATCGATTTTTCGCGACATAAACTGCAGTCCGCTCAGCCAGGTGGCGACAACACCGGCGAATCTGGCAGCCGCAGCCCTGTATCGAATTCACTACCTCCACCTTCTGGCCATGCCCCCTCCGCTTCCCGCCCCGGCGAGTCAGAACCAGCAGTTCCTGCGAGCGAGGTGATAGTTCCGGAGAAGATTCCGCCTATGGGTGCAACACGTGCGCCTGCAGCAGGGTCCACTGCCGGAATCCCCGGCAGATACATCGAATCAAACTCAAACAGTGAGATTGTTCGCCCAAAAATTGGTCTTCCGCCGGAAGACACCCATTCCCCAACCCGAGGATTTCAACCACTTCCAGCCGGCGGCGTAATTGGCAGTCCGATAATTCCTGGAAGCGCACGTCCCGCCTCAAACAGCAATAGAGCGCAACGCATCAATCCGGCGGGCGGGATACTCGGACAGCCTGGGATAGCCAGCCCATCTACACCTACAAGAAGGTCATCTAGGTCGCGCGATGAGTCCGCGAGCGGGCGATGGGACCCAGAAAATCCTTGGGAAACGGATAAAGGAGTAGCTCCGATACTACTACCTGCAGAGAAGGCGGTAATCGACCCCGGCCCAGTAATCGGACTCAAAAATGACTAGGCGTGCCTATTCAAACTTCGGTAGAATATTATTCTCCATCGCCGCAGTAATTCCTAGAATGCCACCTTTCCACGCGGACCACGTACGCGAATCAGAATGGCACCTCAGCTTCCTTAAAATTCAGGAAGTCCACGCAATCACTACCGGAGCCGGCATCGTCATAGCGTTACCTGACACCGGCATCCAGCCGCATCCGGACATATCCAAAAATCTGATGCCTGGTATAGATCTGACGTCCAGTGACGGCAATTCGGGCCAATACGACCGCGATGGGCATGGAACGGAAATGGCCGGGTTGATAGTGGGTAGGGGACATGGACCAGCGGGGGGAATACTCGGCATAGCTCCATCGGCAAAGATTCTCCCCGTAAAATCATACGAGGTCGGGGCCGAGAACGCCCAACTAGCGCAAGGAATAGCCGCCTCGGTAAATCTTGGCGTTTCAGTAATCAGCGTCCCGGCCGGCGTAAGCCCTTCTCAAAAATTGAAGGATTCAATTGACCAAGCCTTGAAGGCAAATACGGTCGTGGTGGCTGCTTCCGGAAATTCCCAGAGTGCTGCAGGGTTCGGCTACCCCGCAGCACTACCCGGAGTTCTCGCAGTTGGCGCTATCGATCGAACTGGACATCACGCACCGTTCTCGATCACAGGACCGAATATGTCACTGTGTGCGCCGGGAGATGAAATCGTTACAACCGGCCTGAATTCGACTTATCGTATAGCCAGAGGAACGTCAGCATCGACGGCAATCGTATCGGGAGCAGCTGCACTAGTGCGGGCCAGGTTTCCGCAGCTGTCGGCGCAAGAGGTTATTCATCGGCTTACGGCTACTGCTACCGATATTGGGCCGCCGGGGTGGGATGAAGAGTGTGGGTTTGGGGTGCTCAACATTGTTAAAGCTCTGACCGCGGACGTGCCGCCGGTGAGTGCGGGGGCTAGTTTGCCTGCTGTTGGCGGGACGGGCCAGGTGGCTGGGAGCGGCGATGGACCGGGCAGCGGGCGGACGGTCGCTGTTCTTGGCGGAGTCGCGGCTGTGCTGGCGGGCGGAGTCTTTGCTGGGTTGCTCGTTGCTTGGCGGCGGAGAAGGACTCGCCACTAGGCGGTGTTGGGCCCTGGCTGACGTTGACGCAAAGGGTCAGGACGGCCGGTGACGCACAGGTTAAGGACCGCACCGCTGCGAGGTGGCGGAGATAGGGCCTTGCCAGTGACGGGCGTTGTGGCTCAGGAGCATGGGACGCGGCGCGGACTACAACGCATCGAGACCGGCGCGGGGTGTTGGGCGGCCGGCGCAGCGGACCGAGCGGCGTGCGCAGGGGGCTAGGCGGGCAGCGCAGGGGTCAAGCGGCCGGCGCGGCGGGGTTGGGCGGCGGGTGTGGCGGGGTTGGGGGATTCCTGGGGGAAGATGGGGCTTGCGTGGGGTTTTGGGGCGCGCAGGCTTGTAGTCTCACCGTTTGTGCAGAGTGACAACGCGTACCGGCTGATTCTTGCCTCGGCCAGCCCTGCTCGGCGGGCGCTGCTCACCGGGGCGGGGATCGATGCGGAGATCATTGTCAGCGGGGTGGATGAGAGCGTCGTCGAGGCGGAGGACGCGTACACGCTGAGCCTTGCGCTGGCGCGGATGAAAGCGCGGACGGTGGCGGCGGAGCTGCCGGCGGATCCGGCGGTGCTGGTGCTGGGGTGTGACTCTGTGCTGGCGTTCGAAGGGGAGATCTTCGGGAAGCCGGCGGATGCACATGAGGCAGTGCAGCGGTGGAAGGCGATGCGCGGGAAGTCCGGGGTGCTGCACACCGGGCATCACCTGACCGGGCTGGTCAGCGGGCGGCAGGCGGAGGCCGTGGGGACGACCGCGGTGCACTTCGCGGACGTGACCGACTCGGAGATCGAAGCGTATGTGGCATCCGGGGAGCCGCTTCAGGTTGCCGGGGCGTTCACGCTCGACGGGCGGGGTGGCGCATTCGTGGAGCGGATCGAAGGGGACCCCGGGAATGTGATCGGGCTGTCGCTGCCGCTGCTCCGCACCCTGCTCCGGGACATGGATGTGCCGATCATCGACCTCTGGCGGCGGTAGCACGGCGGCAGCGGCGGCAGACCGGCACAGCAGCGCCGCCAGCGAGGCGACAGCGGAACGGCCTTCACACGGCGGCACCGCGCGCGTCGAAACGGCCAAAACGGCCGCGACGGCGACGACGGTGACACGGCGACGGCGGTAACGGTGGCGGTGACACGGCGACGGCGACAGCGGCGGTGACACGGCGGCGGGCGGCGGTGACACGGCGGCGGGTGGCGGTGGCGATGACACGGCAACGGCGGCGGGTGGCGGTGGCGATGACACGGCAACGGCGGCGGGTGTGGCGGTGGCGATGACACGGCAACGGTGGCGCTGATACGCCGACGGTGACGCGGCGGCAGGATTGCGGACTGTCAGCGCCCCCAATGTGAACCGCTGGGGCCCCTGCGGTTGAAGGACGGCAGGTCGGGCAGCCCACCGAGCGATGAGATCCCCGGCCACTGCATGGACAGCGGCAAGTCGGCCAGCCACCGCACAGCCCCCGCACGGTCCAGCCACCCCGCAGGCCGCTGTTCCAGCAGGTGAAAGCACCCCACCAGCACCCCACCAACACCGCGACGCGGCCAAAAATGCCGTGCCGCCGCGTCGCCGGCCAACAAGGGGGTGGCGAGATGCGAGCAAGACTCTGAACTTTCGTTAGGCTCTAGCCGTGCGGAAGATATTGATCGCCAACCGCGGCGAGATCGCCCTCCGGGTCATCCGGGCCTGCAAGGACGCCGGCCTGACCAGCGTCGCCGTCTACGCCGACGGGGATCGGGACGCCCCCCATGCCCGGCTCGCCGATGAGGCGTACGCGCTGGACGGCGAGTCCGCCGCCGACACGTACCTGCGGATCGACAAGCTGATCGCGATCGCGGAGCGGGCCGGGGCCGACGCTGTACACCCCGGTTATGGGTTCTTGTCGGAGAATGCGGAGTTCGCCGAGGCGGTGCTGGCCGCGGGGTTGACCTGGATCGGGCCGAGCCCGCAGTCGATCCGCGACCTCGGCGACAAGGTGACCGCGCGGCACATCGCGCAGCGGGCGGGGGCGCCGCTGGTGCCGGGTACGCCGGAGCCGGTGGCCGATGCCGCGGAGATCGTGGCGTTCGCCGAGGCGCACGGGCTGCCGGTGGCGATCAAGGCGGCGTTCGGCGGTGGTGGCCGCGGCCTGAAGGTGGCGCGGACGATCGAGGAGATCCCGGCGCTGTTCGAGAGCGCGACTCGGGAGGCGGTCGCCGCGTTCGGGCGGGGCGAGTGTTTCGTCGAGCGTTACCTGGACCGGCCGCGGCACGTCGAGGCGCAGGTCATCGCGGACACGCACGGCAATGTCGTGGTGGTCGGCACGCGCGACTGTTCGCTGCAGCGCCGCCACCAGAAGCTGGTGGAGGAGGCGCCCGCGCCGTTCCTCAGTGACGAGCAGCGTGCGAGCATCCACGAGAGTGCGAAGGCGATCTGCCGGGAGGCCGGCTACTACGGCGCCGGCACCGTGGAATACCTGGTGGGCCAGGACGGGACGATCTCCTTCCTGGAGGTCAACACCCGGCTCCAGGTGGAGCATCCGGTCAGCGAGGAGACGACCGGTATCGACCTGGTCCGGGAGCAGTTCCGGATCGCGGCCGGCGAGCCGCTGGCGATCACCGAGGATCCGGTGCCGCGCGGGCACGCGATCGAGTTCCGGATCAACGGTGAGGACGCGGGCCGCAACTTCCTGCCGGCGCCGGGCACCGTGTCGACGCTCGTCTGGCCGTCCGGGCCGGGGGTGCGGGTCGACGCGGGTGTCGAGGCGGGCAGCGTGATCGGCGGCAACTTCGACTCGATGCTCGCGAAGATCATCGTGGTCGGCGCGACCCGTGAGCAGGCGCTGGAGCGCTCGCGGCGGGTGCTGGACGAGACGGTGATCGAGGGCATCGCGACGGTGCTGCCGTTCCACCGGGCGGTGGTCCGGGACGCGGCGTTCGTCAGCGAGCCGTTCACCGTGCACACCCGCTGGATCGAGACCGAGTGGGACAACCGGGTCCCGGCGTTCAGCGCGCCGGCGCCCGGCGGCGGCGAGGCCGCCGACCGCGAGACCGTCGTGGTCGAGGTCAGCGGCCGGCGGGTCGAGGTCCGCCTGCCCAAGAGCCTGCTTGCCGGTACGCCCGGACCCGCCGCCGCCCCGCAGAAACGTGCCGGACGGCCTCGCGGTGGCGCCTCCACCGCGGTCGCGAGCGGCGACAGCCTGACCGCCCCGATGCAGGGCACCGTCGTGAAGGTCGCCGCGCAGAACGGTGACCAGGTCAACGAGGGTGACGTGATCGTGGTGGTCGAGGCGATGAAGATGGAGCAGCCGCTGACCGCGCACCGGGCGGGCACGGTGGCCGGCCTGTCGCTGGAGGTCGGCGCCACGGTGACGGCCGGCGCGGTGATCTGCACGATCGAGGGCTGACCGGCTCACCGTCCCATCGCCCGGACGCGGCCCAGGATCACCCGGGCCGCTTCCACCGGGTCTTCCTGGGTGCTGTCCGGGAAGGCCCCGCTGAGCCACAGGGTGGCGAAGCCGTGCACCATCGACCAGGCGGCCAGGCCGACTTCGCGGACCTCGTCGGAGACCAGGTCGGCGGTGCCTTCGCGGGCGGCCCGGGCGTGGGTCGCCACGTCCGGGCCGGCCAGCGGCGCGTCCGGCAGGTCGGTCATTCCGGCGTACAGCGCGTCGGCCGCCTGGCGCCGCGCGGCCAGCAGCGCCGGGTCGTCGGCGTGGTAGAGGTCGGTCCGGAACATCACCTCGAACGTCGCCCGGTTGGCCAGCGCGAACCGCAGGTAGGTCACCCCGAGTTCGAGCAGGCTGTTGCTGGCCAGCCGGGAGGTGGCCAGGGCTTTGGCGAGCTGTTCGAAGCCGTCGGTGGCGAGCGCGGTGAGCAGCCCGGCCCGGTCGGCGAAGTGGTGCCCGGGAGCGGCGTGCGAGACCCCGGCCCGGCGGGCCAGATCCCGCATGCTGAGCGCGGTCACCCCGGTTTCGGTGATCGAGTCGGCGGCCGCCTTCAGCAGGGCCCGGCGGAGGTCACCGTGGTGGTAGCTCGGTCTGGTCACCGGCCCAGGATAACTAGGCAGCGACAAGATGCCGGGTGGCCGCTGGGACGGGCCGCCGATACGGGACCTACCGGCGGCCCGCGGCCGCGGCACCGAACCGGGGAGATCCGAGCCCGCGGGCACCGCCAACGGTACGCCCCGCCGTCGGGGACACCGAGAAAACCGGGGGCGGGACGGGACCTTTCGGTCGTACCGTGGCGGGCATCACTGTCTGTCCCGATTCCCGTGGCGCATGCTGAACACAGCGCCCTCTCAGGTGCGCTCCCGGACAATGCCGGGAGCCCTGAAACCGCGAGGTGGCCCCTGCAATGACCGAACTGCTGACGATGGTGGCCTCACCGGTACTGGTCTACCTCGCACTGTTCGGATTTCTGGCGGTCGATGCACTGATCCCGGTCGTCCCGATCCAGGCCATCATGATCACTACCGGTGCGCTGACCGTCTACGGTCACCTGCACCTGGGTGTGGTCATCGCGATCGGCGCGCTCGGCATGTTCACCGGCGACCTGATCGCCTTCCTGCTGGGCCGCTCCACCGGGCATCGCCTGAGCGCGCTGCACGCCCGGTTCGCCCCGCGCACCACCGACTCCCGCACCCGGCAGGCAGCCGAGCGGTTCACCCGCGGCCTGCGCAAGCCGGGGCCGCTGGTGGTGCTGCTCTGCCGGTTCGTCCCGGGCGGCCGGATGGCGTCCGGCTACCACGCGGGCCGCACCGGCTACCCGATGCGGCTCTTCGTGGCATACGACCTCGGCGCCGCCCTCTGCTGGGCCGGTTACGGCGGCCTGGTCGGGCATCTGGGCGGCACCGCGGTCACCCAGTCGGCCTGGCGGCTGTTCGCGATCGCGGCCGGCGCGGCCCTGATCTTCGGGACGGCCGGCTGGATCCTCGCCCTTTTCGGGGGCCGCGAGTCGGCTACTGGATCTCGTGCTGCATCAGCTGACGAGCCGCTTCCGCGATCGAACCCGACAGCGACGGATAGATCGTGATGGTATGGGCCAGCTGGTCCACGGTCAGGTTGTTCTCGATCGCCATGGTGATCGGCAGGATCAGTTCGCTCGCCTTCGGAGCGACCACCACCCCGCCGACGATCTGACCGGTCGCCGGCCGGCAGAACAGTTTGACGAAACCGTCCCGCAGGTCGGCCATCTTGGCCCGGGCGTTGCCGGTCAGCGGCAGCATCACCTGGCGGGCCGGGGTGCGCCCGGAGTCCACCTCGTTCTGCGAAACGCCGACGGTGGCCAGCTCCGGGTCGGTGAACACGTTCGCCGAGACGGTGCGCAGCCGCAGCGGGGCGACCGCCTCCCCCATGGCGTGCCAGATCGCGATCCGGCCCTGCATCGCCGCGACGCTGGCCAGTGGCAGCACCCCGGTGCAGTCACCGGCGGCGTAGATGCCCGGCACGTTGGTCCGCGACACCCGGTCCACGGTGACGTAGCCACCCTGGCCGACCGCCACGCCGTACTCCGCCAGGCCGAGGTCCCGGGTGTTCGGGATGGCACCGACGGCGATCAGCGCGTGCGAGGCGTCGACCACCCGGCCGTCGGCCAGGGTGACCCGCACGCCGGTGCCGGTGTTCACCACCGAGTCACCCCGGGCCTGGCTGAGAATGGTCATCCCGCGCTCGCGGAAGACCCGCTCGATCGCCATCGCGGCGTCCGCGTCCTCGTGCGGCATCACCCGTTCGCGGCTGGAGACGAGCGTCACCTGCACGCCCATCGCCAGGTACGCGCTGGCGAACTCGGCACCGGTGACACCGGAACCGATCACCACGAGGTGCTCGGGGAGCTCGGTCAGGTCGTACACCTGCCGCCAGTCGAGGATGCGCTCGCCGTCCGGGCGGGCGGTCGGCAGCACCCGCGGGGTGGCGCCGGTGGCCAGCAGCACGGTGTCCGCCTCGACCGCGTACGGCCTGCCCTCGTGCGGGGTGATCAGCACCTGATGGGTGTGGCCGAGCCGGTCCTCGCCCAGCCGGGCCCGGCCGTGCACCACGTCGACACCGGCTTTGACCAGCTTGGTCTGGATGTCGCCGGACTGGGCCAGGGCGAGTTTCTTGACCCGCTCGTTGACCGCGGTCGCGTCGACGCTCACCCCGTCCAGGCCGCGGGAGCGGATCCCGAACCGGTCGTTGTGGCGGTATCCGGTCATCACCTCGGAGCTGGCGATGAACGTCTTGGACGGGACACAGTCGGTCAGCACGCAGGCGCCACCGGGACCGTCCGCCTCGACCAGGGTCACATCGGCGTCGAGCTGCGCGGCGACCAGAGCCGCCTCATAGCCGCCCGGTCCCCCACCGATGATCACGATCCGACTCACGATTACCCGACCTCCAATAAGTGCATCTGTGCCGACACGCACTTCTCATATTCTCACCGACCGTCGTTACGACTATCGTCGTCGCCGTGCGTCACTACGCCGCGTATGGCTCGAATCTGGACCCAGCCCGCATGCTGGCCTACTGTCCGCACTCGCCGATGGTCGGCGTGGGGTGGATCGAAGGCTGGCGCCTGACCTTTGCCGGAGAAGGGGAAATGGGCTGGGAGGGTGCCGTGACGACGATCGTCGAGTCGCCCGGCGACCGTGTCTTCGTCTCCCTCTACGACGTGCATCCGTGGGATGCGGCACAACTCGACGAGGTCGAGGGGGTGCCCGCCGGGACGTACCAGAAACTCACCGTGCGTGTATCGACCCTTGACGGTGAGGTGCCCGCCTGGGTGTACGTCTTCGCCGGTTACGAGGGCGGCCTGCCCACCGCGTGGTATCTCTCCGAGATCGCCACCGCGGCGGAGAAGGCGGGCGCGCCCGACGACTACGTCAGCGACCTGCGGCACCGTCCGACCGGGACGGCGTCCCCGGAAAGCTAGGCCCGGGCCGCCGGCACGGTGGTCTGGTACACATTCGCCCGGTAGAGCGGGGTCATCCCGACCTTCCGGTAGAGGCGTGCGGCCTCGGTCGGGTTCGCCATGTCCACCCCGAGCCCGGCCGCGGACCGCCCCTTCCCGGCGTAGGCGGCGAAGGCGCGGCGCAGCAGCGCCTCACCGACACCCCGCTTGCGGTACGGCCGGAGCACCCCCAGATAGCGCACCCAGCCCTCGTCGCGGTCCTCCGGCTCGGTGGACTGCAGCACCCCGGCCAGCTCGCCGTCCGCCTCCGCCACGAACCACTCGTCGTACGGCACCGGGCCGCCGGTCGCGGCCTGCCGCCGCCAGTCGTCGAAGCTCATCGCCGGATGGTCGGAGTCGAGGAACGCCTCCTCGATCACCGCGTGGAAGCGGCGCAGCTCGGCCTCGTCGTCGTGGCGCACCGGGCGGATCGTCACCCCGGCCGGCGGGCGCGGCGCCTCGGCGCCGATCCCGTCCAGCGACATCCGCATCCGCGCGTGCTGCTTGAGGAAGGTGAAGCCGGCCGCGGTCAGCGCCTCGATGTACTCCGTCTCGGTCGGGATCGCGCCGGCCCGCACCGTGTACGGGTCGTGGCCCAGTTCGGCGGCCCGCTCGGCCATCCGCCCCATCATCAGGTCGAGCAGCGGGCGCTGGGCCGGCACGCCGCGCCCCGGCCACACGTAGACCTCCAGAAAGTCCCGGGCCTGGCCGGTCGGGTTCCGCGGATAGGCCCAGCCGGCCAGCCGCCCGGCGTCGTCGAAGGCCAGCCACGAGTCGCGGCTCATGTCGGTGTGCGGCCCGGTCAGCTCGTCGCGCACCTCGTCGGCGCTGAAGTCGGGCTCACCGACCGCGGCGATGTCACTGGCGTGCACCAGCTCCAGAATCAGCGGCACGTCGTCGAGGGTGGGCCGGCGTGTGGTCCAGCCGTCCGGAAGCGCGGTCATGGCTGGCATCCGACCACGGCCCGCGGTTCTCTGCCAACCGGTTTCACCCCGTGGTGCCTCAGCGGACCAGCCGATGCCCGAGCGACTCCAGCAGCCCGGCGAACTCCACCCGCTCCGGCCGGTCCAGGGTGCCGTAGGCCTGCCCGGCCAACGAATTCGCCACCGCCTCGGCCCACATCAGCCGGCGCACCAGCGGGCCGGCCGACGGATACGGCGCCTGCCAGCCGAGCGCCACCGCCCCGGTCTCCCCCTCCGGCCCCGCCATGATCGCCTCCAGCGGGGTCAGGCCCCCGGCGCGGACCGCGATCACGTACACCCCCTGCCGGTGCTCGTGCAGCAGGTGCAGCAGCATCGCGGCGCGGGCCCCCGGCTCCTGGCTCGGCACCGGCATCGCCCGCCAGGCCGCGAACAGCGGCAGCCCGGCCGGGTCGACCGCGCCCACCACCCGCTCGGCCAGCTCCAGCAGCCGGGTCAGCCGCGGGAAGCCGCCCACCTGCTCCGCACCCCAGGTGCACAGCTCGCGCAGGTGCCAGGTGGCCACCTCGGACGGCTGCGAACTCTTCGCGGTCGCCTCCCAGCCCTCGGTGACCGCCTCCGGCGCGATGAACGCCACCGCGGCCGCGACCGTCTCCGGCCGCACGTCACCGAGCGCACCGGCCCGGGCCGACACGTGATAGGCCCAGCCGGAGAGCCCGAGCAGCCGCGCGCGGCGCAGGGTCTGCGGGGATTCGGCGAAGGCGCCGACGATGGCGGCGAGGCTCGCCTTGGCGTTGGCGGCAGCCTGTTCGGGGGTCACCCGCCCGATTCTGCCCCGCCTGACCGATTTACAAAATCCACCGTATCCACAATCCCCGGGCTGAATGCGCCGCGCCCCAAGGTCAAGATCAAATTCATGGAGCAGATGTCGTGCGCTGCGGCCGATAACTGATCGCTGCTCCCGCCGGGACCCTTGCGGGCCGGGCTGGCCGCTGCGCGTCCAGAGCGCCCGGCCCGCAAGGGCGACGTCCGAGGGTGGGCACGGACGCGACACCGCTGCCACCCCGGACCGCCCCGCGCCCCTGGACCCCGGCCGGCCCGCACCGTGGCCGGCGAACCCAGCATGGCGACTGTGGTGGGGCGAGCCGCGGCGTGGCCTTCGGCTGCTGCTCCTCGTGGCGCGGCGGATCCTGTGACCAGCCTGGGCGCCGGCTGGTCAGGGGAGGTCGTCGAGGGCGGCCTGAACGTCGCCGACGCGACGACGGGCGGCGGCGGACTCGCGTTCGGCCGTGCGGCGGGCCTGTTTGCGGCGGGCCACGTCGGCGACCGCCTCGGTGCGGCGGCGTTCCAGCTCGGCCAGTTCCGCGTCCAGGTCGTCCACCAGGTGCTGGGCGTCTCGTTCGGCTTCCTCGGCGCGGTTGAGGTGTTCGTCGGCGCGGCGCTCGGCGGCTTCCGCGGCGGCCAGGTCGCGTTCCAGATCGCGGCGCCGCCGCTCCTCCTCGCGGCGCCGGCGTTCCCGGGCCGCCCGTTCCCGCGCCTCCGCCTCGCGTGCCGCCTCGTTCCGGGCCGCCTCGCGCCGCGCCGCCTCGTCCGGATCCGATTCGTCGGGACCCGCGCCTTTCCGGCCCGCGTCGCCACGGCTGGATCGCCAGGTCGCGGCCGGCCCGTCAGCCGGATCGCTCGCGTCACCACGGCTGGATCGCCCGGTCGCGGCCGGCTCGTCAACCGGATCGCTCGCGTCGGCGTCCTCGTCGTCCTCGGTCACGTCGGCGTCCTCGCCGCCGCTGATCAACCGCAGCCGGGGACGCGGCACCTCGCCGAAGCCGGCATAAGCCGCCGACCGGATCAGCCGCCCGGTGCGCACCTGCTCGGCGACCTCCGGATCGGACAGCGCCGCGGTCAGCGTGGTCTCCACCTCGCCCAGCGGCAGCTTCCCGGCCCCGGCGCCGGCCGCCACGGCCAGCTTGCGGGCCTCGGCGACCAGCGCCGACACGAACGCCCGCCGCTGCTGGGACAACTCCCGCAGCTGGTCACCCTGCAGTTCCCGCTGGGCGGCCCGCAGCGCCGCGGACAGCTCCACCAGGTCACCGATCAGATCCGGCCGCCGGCGGGCGAGCAGATTGACCACCCAGGCCGCCACGGTCGGCTTCTTCAGCGCGGCCAGCCGCTTGGCCGCATCCCGGTCGCCGGCCGCCCGGGCCGCCTCGATCGCGGCCGCCCTGGTCGCCACGAAACCTTCCGGCGGCTCCTCGTACAGCCGCCGCACCACGTCGTCGATCACCTCAGGCACACCAGCGGCTCCTCGCACTTCAGCCGAACCCCTTCCGTACCGCCGATACCCACGGGCCGGCTCGCATTGTCGCCCCCTCCCGCGCGGCACCACCACGCGGACCAGCCGGCCGACCGGCGGGCGGGTCAGGTGAGCGTGGTACCCGGGGCGACGTGCTGGTAGC
Protein-coding regions in this window:
- a CDS encoding S8 family serine peptidase, with product MPPFHADHVRESEWHLSFLKIQEVHAITTGAGIVIALPDTGIQPHPDISKNLMPGIDLTSSDGNSGQYDRDGHGTEMAGLIVGRGHGPAGGILGIAPSAKILPVKSYEVGAENAQLAQGIAASVNLGVSVISVPAGVSPSQKLKDSIDQALKANTVVVAASGNSQSAAGFGYPAALPGVLAVGAIDRTGHHAPFSITGPNMSLCAPGDEIVTTGLNSTYRIARGTSASTAIVSGAAALVRARFPQLSAQEVIHRLTATATDIGPPGWDEECGFGVLNIVKALTADVPPVSAGASLPAVGGTGQVAGSGDGPGSGRTVAVLGGVAAVLAGGVFAGLLVAWRRRRTRH
- a CDS encoding nucleoside triphosphate pyrophosphatase, translated to MQSDNAYRLILASASPARRALLTGAGIDAEIIVSGVDESVVEAEDAYTLSLALARMKARTVAAELPADPAVLVLGCDSVLAFEGEIFGKPADAHEAVQRWKAMRGKSGVLHTGHHLTGLVSGRQAEAVGTTAVHFADVTDSEIEAYVASGEPLQVAGAFTLDGRGGAFVERIEGDPGNVIGLSLPLLRTLLRDMDVPIIDLWRR
- a CDS encoding biotin carboxylase N-terminal domain-containing protein, encoding MRKILIANRGEIALRVIRACKDAGLTSVAVYADGDRDAPHARLADEAYALDGESAADTYLRIDKLIAIAERAGADAVHPGYGFLSENAEFAEAVLAAGLTWIGPSPQSIRDLGDKVTARHIAQRAGAPLVPGTPEPVADAAEIVAFAEAHGLPVAIKAAFGGGGRGLKVARTIEEIPALFESATREAVAAFGRGECFVERYLDRPRHVEAQVIADTHGNVVVVGTRDCSLQRRHQKLVEEAPAPFLSDEQRASIHESAKAICREAGYYGAGTVEYLVGQDGTISFLEVNTRLQVEHPVSEETTGIDLVREQFRIAAGEPLAITEDPVPRGHAIEFRINGEDAGRNFLPAPGTVSTLVWPSGPGVRVDAGVEAGSVIGGNFDSMLAKIIVVGATREQALERSRRVLDETVIEGIATVLPFHRAVVRDAAFVSEPFTVHTRWIETEWDNRVPAFSAPAPGGGEAADRETVVVEVSGRRVEVRLPKSLLAGTPGPAAAPQKRAGRPRGGASTAVASGDSLTAPMQGTVVKVAAQNGDQVNEGDVIVVVEAMKMEQPLTAHRAGTVAGLSLEVGATVTAGAVICTIEG
- a CDS encoding TetR/AcrR family transcriptional regulator; the protein is MTRPSYHHGDLRRALLKAAADSITETGVTALSMRDLARRAGVSHAAPGHHFADRAGLLTALATDGFEQLAKALATSRLASNSLLELGVTYLRFALANRATFEVMFRTDLYHADDPALLAARRQAADALYAGMTDLPDAPLAGPDVATHARAAREGTADLVSDEVREVGLAAWSMVHGFATLWLSGAFPDSTQEDPVEAARVILGRVRAMGR
- a CDS encoding DedA family protein, which codes for MTELLTMVASPVLVYLALFGFLAVDALIPVVPIQAIMITTGALTVYGHLHLGVVIAIGALGMFTGDLIAFLLGRSTGHRLSALHARFAPRTTDSRTRQAAERFTRGLRKPGPLVVLLCRFVPGGRMASGYHAGRTGYPMRLFVAYDLGAALCWAGYGGLVGHLGGTAVTQSAWRLFAIAAGAALIFGTAGWILALFGGRESATGSRAASADEPLPRSNPTATDRS
- a CDS encoding NAD(P)H-quinone dehydrogenase yields the protein MSRIVIIGGGPGGYEAALVAAQLDADVTLVEADGPGGACVLTDCVPSKTFIASSEVMTGYRHNDRFGIRSRGLDGVSVDATAVNERVKKLALAQSGDIQTKLVKAGVDVVHGRARLGEDRLGHTHQVLITPHEGRPYAVEADTVLLATGATPRVLPTARPDGERILDWRQVYDLTELPEHLVVIGSGVTGAEFASAYLAMGVQVTLVSSRERVMPHEDADAAMAIERVFRERGMTILSQARGDSVVNTGTGVRVTLADGRVVDASHALIAVGAIPNTRDLGLAEYGVAVGQGGYVTVDRVSRTNVPGIYAAGDCTGVLPLASVAAMQGRIAIWHAMGEAVAPLRLRTVSANVFTDPELATVGVSQNEVDSGRTPARQVMLPLTGNARAKMADLRDGFVKLFCRPATGQIVGGVVVAPKASELILPITMAIENNLTVDQLAHTITIYPSLSGSIAEAARQLMQHEIQ
- a CDS encoding gamma-glutamylcyclotransferase; this encodes MRHYAAYGSNLDPARMLAYCPHSPMVGVGWIEGWRLTFAGEGEMGWEGAVTTIVESPGDRVFVSLYDVHPWDAAQLDEVEGVPAGTYQKLTVRVSTLDGEVPAWVYVFAGYEGGLPTAWYLSEIATAAEKAGAPDDYVSDLRHRPTGTASPES
- a CDS encoding GNAT family N-acetyltransferase, whose translation is MTALPDGWTTRRPTLDDVPLILELVHASDIAAVGEPDFSADEVRDELTGPHTDMSRDSWLAFDDAGRLAGWAYPRNPTGQARDFLEVYVWPGRGVPAQRPLLDLMMGRMAERAAELGHDPYTVRAGAIPTETEYIEALTAAGFTFLKQHARMRMSLDGIGAEAPRPPAGVTIRPVRHDDEAELRRFHAVIEEAFLDSDHPAMSFDDWRRQAATGGPVPYDEWFVAEADGELAGVLQSTEPEDRDEGWVRYLGVLRPYRKRGVGEALLRRAFAAYAGKGRSAAGLGVDMANPTEAARLYRKVGMTPLYRANVYQTTVPAARA